The following coding sequences lie in one Spinacia oleracea cultivar Varoflay chromosome 1, BTI_SOV_V1, whole genome shotgun sequence genomic window:
- the LOC110793527 gene encoding 3-hydroxyacyl-[acyl-carrier-protein] dehydratase FERN, mitochondrial yields the protein MRMLSNRLASSFFSSYKYSSEVKSTVKIGDVLQQRKIFTDEDVVAYSKVSDDINPLHFDTECAHIAGFQDRLVHGMLVASLFPRIISSHFPGAVYVSQNLQFRQPVYVGDEIVGEVQAMNIRNFKTNYLVKFSTRCLKKGSLLVIDGEATAILPSLIMQ from the exons ATGAGGATGCTATCCAACCGCCTTGCGTCAAGCTTTTTCTCCTCCTACAAGTATAGTTCTGAGGTAAAGTCAACTGTGAAAATAGGAGATGTTTTACAGCAGCGAAAAATATTTACTGATGAGGATGTTGTTGCATATTCCAAAGTCAGTGATGACATAAATCCTCTGCACTTTGACACCGAGTGTGCTCATATTGCTGGATTTCAAGATCGACTTGTTCATGGGATGCTAGTTGCTTCCTTGTTTCCTCGGATTATTTCCTCTCATTTT CCTGGTGCTGTTTATGTTTCACAAAATCTGCAATTCAGACAACCTGTTTATGTTGGAGATGAGATTGTCGGTGAAGTGCAAGCAATGAATATAAGAAATTTCAAGACAAACTATCT TGTGAAATTTTCGACTAGGTGTCTCAAAAAAGGTAGTCTCCTTGTGATTGATGGTGAAGCTACAGCGATCCTACCTTCTTTGATTATGCAATGA